In a genomic window of Cataglyphis hispanica isolate Lineage 1 chromosome 18, ULB_Chis1_1.0, whole genome shotgun sequence:
- the LOC126856387 gene encoding actin-related protein 2/3 complex subunit 1A-A encodes MTEVYNFGVEAISCHAWNRDRTEVAICPNNNEIQVHKRSSSGWKLLETLEEHHMAVMGIDWAPKTNRIVTCSADKNAYVWTQKDDGKWDPAWVLLRINRAATCVKWSPLENKFAVGSGGRVIAVCYFVSENNWWLCKHIKRPLRSTVTTVDWHPDNKVLVAGSTDYKVRIFSAFISDMEDAPGITPWGQSNTLGTLLAEFPNTPNGGGWIHSVAFSPCGNKICWVAHNSSICIADATKGNAVVRLYTEHLPFLSCIWIGSNNIVAAGHSCMPMLYSIDDNGQIYFASKLDNTQRKEIAGLSAMRKFQSLDRQARNETNDNALDSVHQNTINCVRRVSDHEFSTSSLDGQLVVWDLKLLENSIAGLKIA; translated from the exons ATGACGGAGGTCTATAACTTCGGTGTCGAGGCCATCAGTTGTCATGCGTGGAATAGAGATAGAACAG AAGTTGCCATATGCCCAAACAACAATGAGATTCAGGTACACAAACGTTCTTCCTCCGGATGGAAGCTGCTGGAGACCTTGGAGGAACATCACATGGCTGTCATGGGAATTGACTGGGCGCCAAAGACCAATCGCATAGTCACTTGTTCTGCGGATAAAAACGCTTATGTGTGGACTCAAAAAGATGATGGCAAGTGGGATCCTGCATGGGTTCTCCTACGAATAAATCGAGCTGCTACTTGCGTAAAATGGTCTCCTCTAG AAAACAAATTTGCTGTTGGTTCCGGGGGGCGAGTTATAGCTGTTTGTTACTTTGTATCAGAGAATAACTGGTGGTTATGTAAACATATAAAGCGTCCATTAAGGTCTACGGTAACTACTGTTGACTGGCATCCGGATAACAAAGTTCTGGTTGCTGGATCTACGGATTATAAAGTCCGTATTTTCAGTGCATTTATCAGTGATATGGAGGATGCTCCTGGTATTACTCCTTGGGGACAAAGTAATACTTTAGGAACTTTATTGGCTGAGTTTCCTAATACACCCAATGgag gtGGCTGGATACATTCAGTAGCGTTCAGTCCATGTGGCAATAAAATCTGTTGGGTGGCGCACAACTCATCTATATGTATCGCAGATGCTACTAAAGGAAATGCAGTCGTGAGGCTGTACACAGAGCATTTACCGTTTCTAAGTTGCATTTGGATAGGATCTAATAACATTGTTGCCGCG GGGCATAGCTGTATGCCAATGTTATATTCTATAGACGATAACGGGCAAATATACTTTGCCTCAAAATTGGATAACACACAAAGAAAAGAGATTGCGGGATTATCTGCCATGCGAAAGTTCCAATCGTTAGATCGGCAAGCGAGAAATGAGACGAATGATAACGCTTTAGATAGCGTGCACCAAAATACAATCAACTGCGTTCGTCGGGTATCCGATCACGAATTTAGCACAAGCAGTTTAGATGGACAACTTGTAGTTTGGGACTTAAAG cTTTTAGAGAATTCCATTGCTGGTCTCAAGATAGCGTAA
- the LOC126856381 gene encoding F-box/LRR-repeat protein 16 isoform X1 — MSSISAQGVVERASAELTKRINGLGLRTSKHHGSGKTSVMERVTNVFCGGSGSVAYMNLQSANNANTTPEKPSRSIAQSINNVSAGNNKERLSNVTPSRARLIPRNRIKMTVPLASGGTGGYVPPITWEQLMQDDNFLGRFFLYFTATERRILAQVCTRWRDILYARPRLWTGLVPVIRCREARAMQPTSRTRLYASLIRRGFDSLVLLAATDEDIPELTRGFPLAQRYVHSLSLRCCAVTDRGLEALLDHLQALYELELTGCNEITEAGLWACLTPRIVSLSLSDCINVADEAVGAVAQLLPSLYEFSLQAYHVTDAALGYFSAKQSSALSILKLQSCWELTNHGVVNIVHSLPNLTVLSLSGCSKVTDDGVELIAENLPRLRSLDLSWCSRITDAALEYIACDLNNLEELTLDRCVHITDIGVGYISTMVSLSALFLRWCSQLRDFGLQHLCVMRSLQVLSVAGCPLLTSSGLSSLIQLRHLHELELTNCPGTSRELFDYLREHLPRCLIIE, encoded by the exons ATGTCTTCGATATCAGCGCAGGGTGTCGTCGAACGTGCCAGCGCCGAACTGACCAAGCGAATTAACGGCCTGGGATTGCGAACGTCGAAGCATCATG GGAGCGGAAAGACCAGCGTGATGGAACGCGTGACAAACGTTTTTTGTGGTGGAAGCGGCAGTGTCGCTTACATGAACTTACAAAGCGCGAATAACGCGAACACGACGCCCGAAAAGCCCAGCCGAAGCATCGCGCAGAGTATCAACAATGTATCGGCGGGCAACAATAAGGAACGCTTGAGTAATGTCACCCCGAGCAGAGCCAGGTTAATACCCAGGAACAGAATAAAGATGACCGTCCCGTTAGCTAGCGGAGGAACCGGCGGCTACGTGCCACCAATCACATGGGAGCAGCTGATGCAGGATGACAATTTCCTCGGGCggttttttctctatttcacCGCCACAGAAAGAAGAATTTTGGCTCAA GTTTGCACGAGATGGAGAGATATTCTGTACGCGAGACCGCGTCTTTGGACGGGTCTAGTACCAGTGATACGATGCCGCGAAGCTCGCGCTATGCAGCCGACCTCACGTACCCGATTATATGCTTCCTTAATAAGAAGAGGTTTTGATTCCTTGGTCCTCCTAGCTGCGACCGATGAAGATATTCCGGAATTAACGCGCGGTTTCCCATTAGCACAACGATATGTGCATTCTTTGTCATTACGATGCTGCGCAGTAACGGACAGAGGTCTTGAGGCTCTTTTGGATCACTTACAG GCTTTGTACGAACTTGAATTAACCGGCTGCAATGAAATAACGGAGGCTGGACTATGGGCATGTCTTACTCCTAGAATAGTATCATTGTCTTTGTCAGATTGCATCAATGTGGCCGATGAGGCCGTCGGCGCCGTGGCTCAGTTACTGCCAAGCCTCTACGAATTTTCTCTGCAAGCTTATCATGTTACTGATGCTGCGCTTGGTTACTTCAGTGCAAAACAAAGCAGCGCACTCAGTATCTTGAAACTGCAATCCTGCTGGGAGCTCACAAATCACGGCGTAGTAAATATTG tACATTCCTTACCCAATCTGACTGTGCTGTCACTTTCTGGATGCAGTAAGGTGACAGATGACGGTGTCGAATTAATTGCGGAAAACTTGCCAAGACTTCGTTCCTTAGATTTGAGCTGGTGCTCAAGGATTACAGATGCAGCCTTAGAATACATTGCCTgtgatttgaataatttagaaGAACTCACATTAGATag GTGTGTACACATCACGGATATTGGTGTGGGTTACATCTCCACAATGGTCTCGCTGAGTGCTTTGTTTTTAAGATGGTGTTCGCAACTTAGAGATTTCGGACTTCAACATTTATGCGTTATGAGATCTCTGCAAGTGTTGTCTGTGGCAG GTTGCCCATTGCTCACAAGTAGCGGTTTATCCAGTCTAATACAGCTTCGACATTTACATGAGTTAGAACTAACTAATTGTCCAGGAACATCGCGAGAATTGTTTGATTACCTACGTGAACATCTACCGCGTTGCCTAATCATCGAATAA
- the LOC126856381 gene encoding F-box/LRR-repeat protein 16 isoform X2, with translation MVGGSGKTSVMERVTNVFCGGSGSVAYMNLQSANNANTTPEKPSRSIAQSINNVSAGNNKERLSNVTPSRARLIPRNRIKMTVPLASGGTGGYVPPITWEQLMQDDNFLGRFFLYFTATERRILAQVCTRWRDILYARPRLWTGLVPVIRCREARAMQPTSRTRLYASLIRRGFDSLVLLAATDEDIPELTRGFPLAQRYVHSLSLRCCAVTDRGLEALLDHLQALYELELTGCNEITEAGLWACLTPRIVSLSLSDCINVADEAVGAVAQLLPSLYEFSLQAYHVTDAALGYFSAKQSSALSILKLQSCWELTNHGVVNIVHSLPNLTVLSLSGCSKVTDDGVELIAENLPRLRSLDLSWCSRITDAALEYIACDLNNLEELTLDRCVHITDIGVGYISTMVSLSALFLRWCSQLRDFGLQHLCVMRSLQVLSVAGCPLLTSSGLSSLIQLRHLHELELTNCPGTSRELFDYLREHLPRCLIIE, from the exons ATGGTCGGTG GGAGCGGAAAGACCAGCGTGATGGAACGCGTGACAAACGTTTTTTGTGGTGGAAGCGGCAGTGTCGCTTACATGAACTTACAAAGCGCGAATAACGCGAACACGACGCCCGAAAAGCCCAGCCGAAGCATCGCGCAGAGTATCAACAATGTATCGGCGGGCAACAATAAGGAACGCTTGAGTAATGTCACCCCGAGCAGAGCCAGGTTAATACCCAGGAACAGAATAAAGATGACCGTCCCGTTAGCTAGCGGAGGAACCGGCGGCTACGTGCCACCAATCACATGGGAGCAGCTGATGCAGGATGACAATTTCCTCGGGCggttttttctctatttcacCGCCACAGAAAGAAGAATTTTGGCTCAA GTTTGCACGAGATGGAGAGATATTCTGTACGCGAGACCGCGTCTTTGGACGGGTCTAGTACCAGTGATACGATGCCGCGAAGCTCGCGCTATGCAGCCGACCTCACGTACCCGATTATATGCTTCCTTAATAAGAAGAGGTTTTGATTCCTTGGTCCTCCTAGCTGCGACCGATGAAGATATTCCGGAATTAACGCGCGGTTTCCCATTAGCACAACGATATGTGCATTCTTTGTCATTACGATGCTGCGCAGTAACGGACAGAGGTCTTGAGGCTCTTTTGGATCACTTACAG GCTTTGTACGAACTTGAATTAACCGGCTGCAATGAAATAACGGAGGCTGGACTATGGGCATGTCTTACTCCTAGAATAGTATCATTGTCTTTGTCAGATTGCATCAATGTGGCCGATGAGGCCGTCGGCGCCGTGGCTCAGTTACTGCCAAGCCTCTACGAATTTTCTCTGCAAGCTTATCATGTTACTGATGCTGCGCTTGGTTACTTCAGTGCAAAACAAAGCAGCGCACTCAGTATCTTGAAACTGCAATCCTGCTGGGAGCTCACAAATCACGGCGTAGTAAATATTG tACATTCCTTACCCAATCTGACTGTGCTGTCACTTTCTGGATGCAGTAAGGTGACAGATGACGGTGTCGAATTAATTGCGGAAAACTTGCCAAGACTTCGTTCCTTAGATTTGAGCTGGTGCTCAAGGATTACAGATGCAGCCTTAGAATACATTGCCTgtgatttgaataatttagaaGAACTCACATTAGATag GTGTGTACACATCACGGATATTGGTGTGGGTTACATCTCCACAATGGTCTCGCTGAGTGCTTTGTTTTTAAGATGGTGTTCGCAACTTAGAGATTTCGGACTTCAACATTTATGCGTTATGAGATCTCTGCAAGTGTTGTCTGTGGCAG GTTGCCCATTGCTCACAAGTAGCGGTTTATCCAGTCTAATACAGCTTCGACATTTACATGAGTTAGAACTAACTAATTGTCCAGGAACATCGCGAGAATTGTTTGATTACCTACGTGAACATCTACCGCGTTGCCTAATCATCGAATAA